In one Amaranthus tricolor cultivar Red isolate AtriRed21 chromosome 8, ASM2621246v1, whole genome shotgun sequence genomic region, the following are encoded:
- the LOC130821534 gene encoding uncharacterized protein LOC130821534, with amino-acid sequence MEDCKDERWKWFKVKKGDDGTFIKINVPTIDQPRYHLYMLGEGSTADGRIARDAQSRPNGLKIPRGFLAPYREQRYHLHERTNPPTKKEELFNMRYSSARNVIERTFGLLKIRWGILRNPSFYSLKTHSDIILACVYLHNLIRQQMGYEPLEDNLEDYMSILQTDNNIDIDGGEASVEWGLWRDQLAQKMWATWRPRRGT; translated from the exons ATGGAGGATTGTAAAGATGAAAGGTGGAAATGGTTCAAGGTAAAAAAAGGAGATG ATGGAACCTTCATAAAGATAAACGTGCCTACTATTGATCAACCACGATATCA TTTATATATGTTGGGGGAAGGTTCAACTGCAGATGGTAGGATTGCTCGAGATGCCCAAAGTAGACCTAACGGATTAAAAATTCCTCGTG GTTTTCTTGCTCCATATAGAGAACAACGTTATCATTTGCATGAACGGACAAATCCACCTACTAAGAAAGAGGAGCTTTTTAATATGAGATACTCGTCTGCCAGAAATGTGATCGAACGAACATTTGGTTTGCTCAAGATACGATGGGGAATATTAAGAAACCCATCATTTTACTCACTCAAAACACATTCCGATATAATCCTTGCATGTGTTTACCTGCATAATCTCATACGACAACAAATGGGTTATGAACCACTTGAGGACAATTTAGAAGATTATATGAGTATATTACAAACAGATAACAACATTGACATTGATGGTGGGGAAGCATCAGTGGAATGGGGTCTTTGGAGAGATCAATTAGCGCAAAAGATGTGGGCCACATGGCGGCCAAGAAGAGGCACATAA